The Halanaerobiales bacterium genome contains a region encoding:
- a CDS encoding CoA-binding protein — protein MNNLKSKIMNMKNWAVLGATKDKDRFGYKVVNILNKNNYNVYPITPKYEKIDGLKAYDSLDEINDDIDVVNFVVNPNLGIKLIDEVIEKNINYIWLQPGSRSEELKKKAANNSIKYIEDCIYESLK, from the coding sequence ATGAATAATTTAAAATCTAAAATTATGAATATGAAAAATTGGGCAGTTCTTGGGGCTACAAAAGACAAAGATCGTTTTGGATATAAAGTTGTAAATATTTTAAATAAAAATAATTATAATGTTTATCCTATAACACCCAAATATGAAAAAATTGATGGTTTAAAAGCTTATGATTCTCTTGATGAAATTAATGATGATATTGATGTAGTTAATTTTGTAGTTAATCCTAATCTAGGAATAAAATTAATAGATGAAGTAATTGAAAAGAACATAAATTATATATGGCTTCAACCAGGAAGTAGAAGTGAGGAATTAAAGAAAAAAGCTGCAAATAATTCCATTAAATATATTGAAGACTGTATTTATGAGAGTTTAAAATAA
- a CDS encoding TIGR00153 family protein, protein MVGFWGDTDKIVDLFEEHEQTVQSCLDKFVKTIELYIDEGGSDKVKNLSKEVHNLETEADKIRRNIIKLLIKEKFLLPNTRRDFMNLLEYLDKVADYAEAALDYVILQDMDISEIGKNYLNDILNMTIEQYKLLKKAVSLLFENIDDAYEYVAKIEEIESQIDDIERILISRISKRDELSYGLKSLYRDFVTMIANISDVIEDAGDEIELIIAMRKI, encoded by the coding sequence ATGGTTGGTTTTTGGGGAGATACTGATAAGATAGTTGATTTATTTGAAGAACATGAACAAACAGTACAGTCATGTTTGGATAAATTTGTTAAAACTATCGAATTATATATTGATGAAGGTGGTAGTGATAAAGTAAAAAATCTCTCTAAAGAAGTTCATAATCTAGAAACTGAAGCTGATAAAATAAGAAGAAATATCATTAAATTACTTATTAAAGAAAAATTTTTATTACCGAACACTAGAAGAGATTTTATGAACTTATTAGAATATCTTGATAAAGTAGCTGATTATGCTGAGGCAGCTCTTGACTATGTCATTCTACAGGATATGGATATTAGTGAAATTGGCAAAAATTATCTTAATGATATTCTAAATATGACTATTGAACAATATAAGTTATTAAAAAAAGCTGTAAGTTTGTTATTTGAAAATATAGATGATGCTTATGAATATGTGGCCAAAATAGAGGAAATTGAATCACAAATTGATGATATAGAACGGATATTAATTTCTCGGATTTCTAAAAGAGACGAATTAAGTTATGGACTAAAAAGTTTGTATAGAGATTTTGTAACTATGATTGCAAATATTTCTGATGTTATAGAAGATGCAGGAGACGAAATAGAGTTAATCATTGCAATGAGGAAAATATAA
- a CDS encoding desulfoferrodoxin FeS4 iron-binding domain-containing protein — protein MAVKKKGEVFRCEVCGNVVEVKEVGGGELVCCGQAMKLITEE, from the coding sequence ATGGCTGTAAAAAAGAAAGGTGAAGTTTTTCGCTGTGAAGTTTGTGGTAATGTTGTAGAAGTAAAAGAAGTTGGTGGAGGAGAACTTGTTTGTTGTGGACAGGCAATGAAACTTATAACTGAAGAATAG
- a CDS encoding inorganic phosphate transporter, with protein sequence MFKLISGFFLGWALGSNDAANIFGTAVATRTIRFWTAAILTSIFVIVGAVLEGSGGMHTLGSLSSQTVNSAFITSLAAAITVSLMTYLKLPVSTSQAVVGAIIGSGIVRNTVNFRPLLKIFSAWIFTPIGALIIAIIFMKIYSKYIENYINNIIKLDRIVKIGLVIAGIYGSYALGANNVANVTGVYVKTGLVSPLQGALIGGIAIASGVLTYSRSVMMTVGKKITELSSLNALIAVLAESTTVYIYARIGIPVSTSQAIVGAVIGIGLIKGINLINKNTLKNILFGWLGTPTIALIISFIFTKFIN encoded by the coding sequence ATGTTTAAACTAATATCTGGTTTTTTTCTGGGATGGGCTTTAGGTTCTAATGATGCTGCTAATATTTTTGGTACTGCTGTGGCAACAAGAACTATAAGATTTTGGACAGCTGCCATTTTAACCTCTATATTTGTTATTGTTGGAGCAGTTTTAGAAGGTAGTGGAGGAATGCACACTTTAGGTTCACTTTCCTCTCAAACTGTTAATTCTGCCTTTATAACTTCTTTAGCAGCAGCAATTACTGTAAGTTTAATGACTTACTTAAAACTTCCTGTGTCTACCTCACAGGCTGTTGTAGGAGCGATTATTGGTAGTGGAATAGTTAGAAATACTGTTAATTTCAGACCACTTTTAAAGATTTTTTCAGCATGGATATTTACTCCAATCGGTGCTTTAATTATAGCAATAATTTTTATGAAAATATATAGCAAATATATCGAAAATTATATTAATAATATAATTAAATTGGATAGAATAGTTAAAATTGGGTTAGTTATTGCAGGTATTTATGGTTCATATGCTTTAGGTGCAAATAATGTTGCCAATGTTACAGGGGTTTATGTTAAAACTGGTCTTGTTTCTCCATTACAGGGCGCATTAATTGGTGGAATAGCAATAGCTAGTGGAGTTTTAACTTATAGCAGAAGTGTTATGATGACAGTTGGAAAAAAAATAACTGAGTTATCTTCTTTAAATGCCCTAATTGCTGTATTAGCTGAATCTACTACAGTTTATATTTATGCTCGAATAGGTATACCTGTCTCTACATCTCAGGCGATTGTAGGTGCAGTTATTGGTATTGGTTTAATAAAAGGGATAAATTTAATAAATAAAAATACTTTAAAAAATATATTATTTGGGTGGTTAGGTACTCCAACGATAGCTCTTATAATAAGTTTTATTTTTACAA